From Antennarius striatus isolate MH-2024 chromosome 9, ASM4005453v1, whole genome shotgun sequence, one genomic window encodes:
- the mettl25b gene encoding methyltransferase-like protein 25B isoform X2: protein MWPLSLLAFRATAHALTFPRERSRERGGVAGSLMPAEFLENHSQSSLLGHIFRKHVKPKKQHEIRELGTLVKQLCDQTDCSRVVDVGSGQGHLTRFLSFGLGLSVTAVEADSALVAMASRFDRQLVWTLEKEQQKKKCPSSLLPASKSTPHHMTGWVNPKASWEAFIKQLKTTDSVGIAHLTASGPSKKRLRGSKHLVQTSSDSDAHPPDVTSQLQVSKNESEKNSCEYSHVEGVHPEEYSQPGYPDFILTGLHACGDLSTTLLRHFVNCPHVRGITSVACCYMKITTKENPTPPGLIECPSPPAPGQESLPSQFGYPMSSWVQGLPGHQLSYKAREGACHAVEHYVRRLREENELLRIHCYRAMLETVIRDTRPDLRRAGVQTIKKAHFLPFTEYARLGLARVGLPPGLPLDSERVEAMLRQQVRVVAYFSLTLLLAPVVETLVLLDRMIYLQENGVDSQLVALFNPNFSPRNIVLVALKDPG, encoded by the exons ATGTGGCCTCTGTCCCTCTTGGCGTTCCGTGCCACAGCTCATGCTCTGACGTTTCCCAGAGAGCGCAGCCGGGAGAGAGGTGGTGTAGCCGGATCACTGATGCCTGCTGAGTTTCTGGAAAACCACAGTCAGAGTTCCCTGCTGGGACACATTTTCAGGAAACACGTCAAACCCAAGAAGCAGCATGAGATCCGTGAGCTGGGCACG TTGGTAAAACAGCTCTGTGACCAGACTGACTGCAGCAGAGTGGTGGATGTGGGTTCTGGACAG GGCCATCTGACGCGTTTCCTGTCCTTTGGGCTCGGACTGTCTGTTACCGCAGTCGAAGCTGACTCCGCCCTGGTTGCTATGGCGTCCAGATTTGACAGGCAGTTAGTGTGGACCTTAGAAAAGGAGCAACAGAAAAAG AAGTGTCCCTCTTCTCTGCTCCCGGCTTCAAAGTCCACTCCCCATCACATGACCGGTTGGGTAAACCCCAAGGCATCATGGGAGGCTTTCATCAAGCAGCTGAAGACTACTGATTCTGTCGGCATAGCTCACTTAACTGCATCTGGACCCAGCAAAAAGAGACTTCGGGGCTCGAAGCATCTGGTCCAGACTTCTTCAGACTCTGATGCTCATCCACCTGATGTGACATCACAACTCCAGGTGAGCAAGAATGAGTCTGAGAAGAATTCATGTGAATACTCGCATGTCGAAGGCGTCCATCCTGAGGAATACAGCCAGCCAGGCTATCCAGACTTCATCCTGACCGGCCTCCACGCCTGCGGTGACCTCAGCACAACGCTTCTCCGACACTTTGTCAACTGCCCACATGTACGCGGCATCACCTCTGTGGCGTGCTGCTACATGAAGATCACAACCAAAGAAAATCCCACCCCTCCAGGACTGATAGAATGTCCCTCCCCACCAGCACCAGGTCAGGAGTCACTTCCCTCACAGTTTGGCTACCCCATGAGCTCCTGGGTGCAGGGGTTGCCAGGACATCAGTTATCCTATAAGGCACGGGAAGGAGCGTGTCATGCTGTAGAGCACTACGTACGGAGGCTCCGGGAGGAGAACGAGCTGCTGAGGATACACTGTTACCGAGCGATGCTGGAGACCGTCATCAGGGATACAAGGCCAGATCTGCGCCGGGCGGGAGTCCAGACCATAAAGAAAGCCCACTTCCTACCGTTTACCGA GTACGCCCGTCTGGGTCTGGCCCGAGTCGGCCTGCCTCCAGGCTTGCCTTTGGATTCAGAGCGGGTGGAGGCCATGTTGAGGCAGCAGGTCAGGGTGGTGGCGTACTTCAGCTTGACCCTGCTGCTGGCTCCTGTGGTGGAGACACTGGTGCTGCTGGACAGGATGATCTACCTGCAGGAGAACG GTGTGGACAGTCAGCTGGTTGCTCTCTTCAACCCAAACTTTTCTCCAAGAAACATTGTGCTGGTGGCTCTGAAGGATCCTGGGTAG
- the LOC137601007 gene encoding tripartite motif-containing protein 16-like — protein MSKETFQLCRVAPPNDESSFSLNHSSFQSVSSLLGLSQVQYEDGRIQHVGSVCRFRYEEERVQQILPLRGEMAQKEAQLHRDVPLCSICLNVLQDPITLSCGHIYCNTCIKAYWVKRKEKKTFSCPQCKRFKWPLKKNIKPEVLQKKILKPVPTGRWYAGPEDVACDVCTGTKLKATKSCLVCLVSYCEEHLQPHYEGASFKKHKLVEPSKTLQENICYQHDEVMKLFCRTDQQCICYLCFMDEHENHDTVSAAAERAARQKELEVSQQNIQQRIQDTNKDVKGLQQQVEAINRSADEAVEYSQKIFTELIALMVERQNDVKQQVKSQQQKEVTRVKELQQKKEQEIRELVKIDAEVEQLSLIEDHIQFLENCPYLSAFSEPTRSSSTSIHPLRYFADVAMVMSKLGNQVQDVLTEGWTNISQTLPAGLLSQPEPKTRAGFYRYSCEITLDPNTANSQLLLSNGNRKVTTMRKPLGYSSHPDKLNSCGQVLSKESLTGRCYWEVEWGNGEGGVAVAYKTITRDGAQQESLFGQNDQSWMLDCKSNKYQFCHEKNTTPITGPWSSRVGVYLDHTAGILAFYSISKTMNLLLTVQTTFTQPLYAGLSLSHATTAELYDLRRSRLTDVTV, from the coding sequence ATGAGTAAGGAAACATTCCAGTTGTGCAGAGTTGCTCCTCCTAATGATGAATCCTCCTTTTCTCTTAATCACAGCTCATTCCAGTCTGTCTCCTCCCTCCTTGGTCTTTCTCAGGTACAGTATGAAGATGGGCGTATCCAACATGTTGGTTCAGTTTGTCGTTTTAGGTATGAGGAAGAGAGAGTTCAACAGATTTTGCCACTGAGAGGTGAAATGGCTCAGAAAGAGGCACAGTTGCATCGGGACGTTCCACTTTGTTCCATCTGTCTGAATGTCCTGCAGGATCCGATAACTCTTTCCTGTGGACACATCTACTGCAATACCTGCATTAAAGCCTACTGGGTTaaaaggaaggagaagaaaacgTTTAGCTGCCCTCAGTGCAAGAGGTTCAAATGGCCactgaagaaaaacataaaGCCAGAAGTTTTACAAAAGAAGATTCTCAAACCTGTCCCTACTGGTCGCTGGTATGCTGGACCTGAAGATGTGGCCTGTGACGTCTGCACTGGGACGAAGCTGAAAGCCACCAAGTCCTGTCTGGTTTGTCTGGTCTCTTACTGTGAGGAACACCTCCAGCCTCATTATGAAGGAGCTTCTTTTAAGAAACATAAGCTGGTGGAGCCCTCTAAGACACTCCAAGAGAACATCTGCTATCAGCACGATGAGGTGATGAAGCTGTTCTGTCGTACCGATCAGCAGTGTATCTGTTACCTCTGCTTCATGGACGAACATGAAAACCACGACACAGtgtcagctgcagcagagagggCCGCGAGgcagaaagagctggaggtgagTCAACAAAACATCCAGCAGAGAATCCAGGACACAAACAAAGATGTTAAGGGGCTCCAACAGCAGGTGGAGGCGATCAATCGCTCTGCTGATGAAGCAGTGGAGTACAGTCAGAAGATCTTCACCGAGCTGATCGCCCTCATGGTGGAAAGACAAAATGACGTAAAGCAGCAGGTCAAATCCCAGCAGCAAAAGGAAGTGACTCGAGTCAAAGAGCTTCAGCAGAAGAAGGAACAGGAGATCAGGGAGCTGGTGAAGATCGATGCTGAGGTGGAGCAGCTCTCACTCATAGAAGATCACATCCAATTTCTAGAAAACTGCCCCTACCTGTCAGCATTCAGTGAACCGACACGCTCATCCAGCACCAGCATCCATCCTCTGAGATACTTCGCTGATGTGGCAATGGTTATGTCAAAGCTTGGAAATCAAGTACAGGATGTCCTGACTGAGGGATGGACAAACATCTCACAGACTCTACCTGCAGGTTTACTGTCGCAACCAGAACCCAAGACCAGAGCTGGGTTCTACAGATATTCATGTGAGATCACGCTGGATCCAAACACGGCAAACTCACAGCTGTTGTTATCGAACGGGAACAGAAAAGTAACGACAATGAGAAAACCTCTGGGATATTCTAGTCACCCAGACAAACTCAATTCTTGTGGTCAGGTCCTGAGTAAAGAGAGCCTGACAGGTCGTTGTTACTGGGAGGTGGAGTGGGGCAATGGAGAAGGTGGCGTAGCAGTTGCATACAAGACTATCACCAGAGACGGGGCACAACAAGAAAGTTTATTTGGACAAAATGACCAGTCTTGGATGTTAGACTGTAAATCCAACAAATACCAGTTCTGCCACGAGAAAAACACCACGCCCATCACAGGACCGTGGTCGTCCAGGGTGGGAGTGTACCTAGACCACACTGCTGGCATTCTGGCCTTCTACAGCATCTCTAAAACCATGAATCTGCTCCTCACGGTCCAGACCACCTTCACTCAGCCTCTCTATGCTGGCCTCTCTTTGTCTCATGCGACCACTGCTGAGTTGTATGACCTCAGAAGAAGTCGATTAACCGACGTCACTGTGTGA
- the bcan gene encoding brevican core protein — translation MVLIGFLPVLLHAICLLLLSPSSSSSLREPDDSKLLHVTIPSPLPGPAVLGGSLTLPCLVSLAHPPPSPSTTGRHAVLSLPRVKWSVLTHGQETDILVARGDRVRVSEAYKDRASLLNYLHSPADLTLRLEGLRQNDTGFYRCQVQQGMEDADDVAHVKVKGVVFHYRDASSRYAFTFDRATEACKEIGAEIATPEQLLAAYHSGYEQCDAGWLSDRSVRYPIHMPREGCFGDMDGFPGVRNYGLLDPEELYDVYCYVENNEGEVFHGSAPLYLTFFEAKAYCLSHGAELATTSQLYAAWSDGLNHCSPGWLADGSVRYPIVTPRERCGGGEPGVRTVYRYSNQTGFPEIQTRHDVYCFRSRHGPYTDSPQDFVATEPEDIGQDVIFFTDAAEEFTKVTEEEGEWSQTASPVESLSPAHDVETSWTSENQERLSIEDTWEPVEKARYPESHQPAPEEHPHVDPPPTAEGILPTTDEPTSEFHLSLTESPEASRLSVTSGATELLRSSSEVPQDLPVLQEDHTSRKALVYSGQPEAAGAVLALTGSPHTEGTDARFTTRVSPSDEDTPEEHQSEEESTSPVRAGETTSEPVPTSDPENFAATLEPSIPVDEGAEGSRAAAEETEPDEAAAPSGTVCPAETTTDDVPAPNSDPVIMLISPVSVTLSPPSTEAETSPPEVVTLTPGHSVSAGDVPPEDIQEKLEQEGLGETLEVFLSSPPRTTNSDEEPGVESDESSGRSPEVEPVVLKTNRPLLATHTSAEGSDGETGTEASPPSEVKITLIPQLTLTPGWEPEPSSSLPQESRSDRDYSAEPPVTEGSDENSKDEEITDKIDTSSFTEHGPDGGEEETGTDQPSVKICTWRPDEEEPVSPTLESVSGDVPHLQKEHQTAMAASLPAANTFFERQEDVSDSCLENPCQNGGTCVDGGPTRCLCLSGYGGDACQTDLQVCEPGWTKFQGFCYHHFTERQSWEAAEQHCRMCGGHLLSVMTPEEQDYINDKYREYQWIGLNDRTIEGDFRWSDGNPLLYENWHRGQPDSYFLSGEDCVVMVWDDGGRWSDVPCNYHLSYTCKKGVSFCGEPPRVPNTKVFGKIRLRYETSAKVRYHCDEGFVQEMNPVIRCLPGGQWEEPLITCTPIETRITSSLLLQLNGFQPAADLCRNRPFVLE, via the exons ATGGT ACTGATCGGGTTTCTACCTGTTCTCCTGCATGCCATCTGCTTACTTCttctttctccatcctcttcctcctccctccgcGAGCCAG ATGACTCCAAGCTTCTCCACGTGACCATCCCCAGCCCCCTGCCGGGTCCAGCGGTGTTGGGGGGCTCTCTGACGTTACCCTGCCTGGTGTCTCTGGCCCACCCGCCGCCGTCGCCATCCACTACCGGTCGCCACGCCGTGCTGTCCCTCCCTCGGGTCAAATGGAGTGTTCTGACTCACGGACAAGAAACGGACATCTTGGTTGCCCGTGGCGACAGGGTGAGAGTCAGCGAGGCCTACAAAGACCGAGCCTCGCTGCTCAATTACCTCCACTCCCCCGCTGACCTAACCCTGAGGCTGGAGGGGCTGAGGCAGAACGACACCGGCTTCTACCGCTGCCAGGTGCAGCAGGGCATGGAGGACGCTGACGATGTGGCTCACgtcaaggtcaaag GGGTGGTGTTTCATTATCGCGACGCCTCCAGCCGCTACGCCTTCACCTTTGACCGGGCCACGGAGGCCTGTAAGGAGATCGGGGCGGAGATCGCCACGCCGGAGCAGCTGCTGGCCGCCTACCACAGCGGATACGAGCAGTGCGACGCCGGCTGGCTGTCAGACCGCTCCGTGAG ATATCCCATTCATATGCCGAGGGAAGGCTGCTTTGGCGACATGGATGGATTCCCAGGAGTGAGGAACTATGGCCTGTTAGATCCAGAGGAGCTCTATGACGTCTACTGCTATGTGGAGAACAATGAAG GTGAGGTGTTCcatggctccgcccccctgtATCTCACCTTCTTCGAGGCTAAAGCCTATTGTTTGAGTCACGGGGCGGAGCTAGCCACCACCTCTCAGCTGTACGCAGCCTGGAGCGACGGACTGAACCACTGCAGCCCGGGGTGGCTGGCGGACGGCAGCGTGCGCTACCCCATCGTCACCCCTAGAGAGCGATGCGGAGGCGGCGAACCGGGGGTCAGAACTGTTTATCGCTATAGCAACCAGACGGGCTTCCCTGAGATTCAGACTCGACATGACGTCTATTGCTTCAGAA GTCGTCATGGTCCTTACACCGATTCCCCCCAGGATTTTGTTGCTACTGAACCAGAGGACATCGGTCAGGACGTTATCTTCTTCACTGACGCTGCAGAGGAGTTCACCAAGGtgacggaggaggagggtgaaTGGTCCCAGACCGCCAGCCCTGTAGAGTCTCTAAGTCCAGCTCATGACGTGGAAACCTCATGGACGTCAGAGAATCAGGAGCGTTTGTCCATCGAGGACACCTGGGAGCCGGTGGAGAAGGCCCGCTACCCAGAATCCCACCAGCCAGCACCTGAAGAACATCCACATGTTGATCCACCTCCAACAGCCGAAGGCATTTTACCCACAACAGATGAACCAACCTCAgagtttcatctttctttgaCTGAAAGCCCAGAAGCATCGAGGCTCAGTGTAACGTCTGGAGCCACTGAGCTCCTCAGGAGCTCCTCAGAGGTTCCCCAGGATCTCCCTGTTTTACAGGAGGACCACACATCCAGAAAGGCGCTTGTCTACTCAGGACAGCCAGAAGCGGCTGGTGCTGTCCTGGCACTGACCGGGTCACCCCACACTGAAGGAACAGATGCTCGCTTCACCACCAGGGTTTCACCTTCTGACGAGGACACACCTGAAGAGCATCAATCTGAAGAGGAGAGCACAAGTCCTGTTCGAGCTGGAGAGACCACCTCTGAACCGGTCCCTACATCTGATCCAG AGAACTTTGCTGCGACCTTAGAACCATCCATCCCCGTCGATGAAGGTGCAGAGGGATCTAGAGCCGCCGCAGAGGAGACAGAACCAGATGAAGCAGCTGCACCAAGTGGAACCGTCTGTCCTGCAGAGACAACCACTGATGATGTTCCTGCACCAAACAGTGATCCAGTCATTATGTTGATCTCCCCTGTCTCCGTGACCCTGTCTCCCCCCTCCACGGAGGCTGAGACCAGCCCCCCTGAGGTTGTCACTCTCACACCTGGACACAGTGTCTCAGCTGGCGATGTACCGCCGGAGGACATCCAGGAAAAACTTGAACAGGAGGGGTTAGGGGAAACCCTGGAAGTGTTCCTCAGCTCACCTCCAAGGACCACAAACAGTGATGAAGAACCCGGAGTGGAATCGGATGAATCGTCCGGAAGAAGCCCAGAAGTGGAGCCGGTGGTCCTGAAGACAAATCGACCTCTGTTAGCGACTCACACCTCTGCTGAGGGGAGTGATGGTGAGACCGGCACTGaggcttctcctccatctgaggTAAAAATCACTCTCATCCCTCAGCTGACCCTCACGCCGGGCTGGGAACCAGAGCCTTCATCCTCCTTACCACAGGAGTCTCGCTCCGATCGGGACTACAGCGCCGAGCCCCCCGTCACTGAAGGATCCGACGAAAACTCAAAGGACGAGGAGATCACAGATAAGATCGACACCAGCAGCTTCACTG AACACGGACCGGATGGAGGCGAGGAGGAGACCGGCACAGACCAGCCCTCAGTTAAAATATGCACATGGCGTCCAGACGAGGAGGAACCCGTCAGTCCGACGCTTGAATCGGTCAGCGGCGATGTGCCCCATCTTCAAAAAGAACATCAGACCGCCATGGCTGCCTCCCTGCCAGCCGCCAACACATTCTTTGAAAGACAGGAAGACGTGTCAG ACTCCTGCCTGGAGAACCCCTGTCAGAATGGAGGCACTTGTGTCGACGGCGGTCCAACGAGGTGTTTGTGCTTATCGGGCTACGGAGGAGATGCGTGTCAGACAG ACCTACAGGTGTGTGAGCCAGGCTGGACCAAGTTCCAGGGCTTCTGCTATCATCACTTCACGGAGAGGCAGAGCTGGGAGGCGGCTGAGCAGCACTGCCGAATGTGTGGCGGGCATCTCCTGTCAGTCATGACCCCCGAGGAGCAGGACTACATCAACG ACAAATACAGAGAATATCAGTGGATCGGCCTGAACGACAGAACCATCGAGGGAGATTTCCGCTGGTCGGACGGGAATCCTCTG CTCTATGAGAACTGGCACAGAGGCCAGCCTGACAGCTACTTCCTGTCCGGAGAGGACTGCGTCGTGATGGTGTGGGACGATGGGGGCCGCTGGAGCGACGTGCCGTGCAACTATCACCTGTCCTACACCTGCAAGAAGGGCGTCT CGTTCTGTGGCGAGCCCCCCAGGGTTCCCAACACGAAAGTGTTTGGGAAGATTCGGTTGCGGTACGAGACCAGCGCCAAGGTGCGGTACCACTGCGACGAGGGTTTTGTGCAGGAAATGAATCCTGTGATCAGGTGTCTGCCCGGCGGCCAATGGGAGGAGCCTCTGATTACCTGCACACCAA
- the isg20l2 gene encoding interferon-stimulated 20 kDa exonuclease-like 2, with product MSDSGLMINLSFSNNDVRNKTPAGERNRKDRSRNKQFLGRRRFQKGQTKHNQKMDQQRQTPPLQNRAVTQHTKRPTLMHNTSDPDTDSMPSTSTHSQNRGGAHCASSSQEPTTTSASTGIPSKCLAIDCEMVGTGPKGSIGRLARCSLVSYEGDVVYDKFIKPSVPVTDYRTRWSGIRHRDLVNAVPHVQARKEILKLLMGRVVIGHAIHNDFKALGYTHPAVLTRDTSRIPLLNAKAGFAEKEVASLKRLTKALFNQDIQTGKKGHSSVEDARATMRLYRLVEVEWERELASRAQAC from the exons ATGTCGGACTCGGGATTAATGATCAACTTGAGCTTTTCCAATAACGACGTACGGAACAAAACTCCAGCAGGAGAGAGAAATAGGAAAGACAGATCTCGGAATAAGCAATTTTTAGGACGAAGGCGTTTCCAGAAAggtcaaacaaaacacaaccaaaaaATGGACCAGCAGAGACAGACCCCACCACTCCAGAACAGAGCAGTAACACAACATACAAAGCGTCCCACTTTGATGCACAACACTTCTGATCCTGACACCGACTCCATGCCTTCGACGTCTACGCACAGCCAAAACAGAGGCGGCGCCCACTGCGCCTCAAGCAGCCAGGAACCCACCACCACGTCAGCATCGACTGGAATTCCCTCAAAGTGCCTAGCCATCGACTGTGAGATGGTGGGAACCGGACCAAAGGGGAGCATCGGCCGTCTGGCTCGCTGCAGCCTGGTGTCCTACGAAGGAGATGTGGTTTACGATAAATTCATCAAGCCCTCAGTGCCTGTGACGGACTACCGTACCCGATGGAGCGGTATTCGGCACAGAGACCTCGTCAACGCTGTGCCGCATGTTCAGGCCAGGAAAGAG atCCTGAAGCTGCTCATGGGGAGGGTCGTGATCGGTCACGCCATCCACAATGACTTCAAGGCCCTGGGTTACACCCACCCAGCTGTCCTGACCAGAGACACGTCTCGAATCCCTCTGCTCAACGCGAAGGCCGGCTTTGCGGAGAAGGAGGTCGCCTCGCTGAAGAGGCTCACCAAGGCTCTGTTCAACCAGGACATCCAG ACTGGAAAGAAGGGTCACTCCTCTGTGGAGGATGCCCGAGCCACTATGAGACTTTACAGGTTGGTGGAAGTGGAATGGGAGAGGGAACTGGCCTCCAGGGCTCAGGCCTGCTAG
- the mettl25b gene encoding methyltransferase-like protein 25B isoform X1, with translation MLTSNLSAGEQREFAKTLTRFLSQYRHLSDSSVIEFFTEDLWQTLPPSWQPVLQDLTYPQIADLLLDAKHGDRRYPSMWPLSLLAFRATAHALTFPRERSRERGGVAGSLMPAEFLENHSQSSLLGHIFRKHVKPKKQHEIRELGTLVKQLCDQTDCSRVVDVGSGQGHLTRFLSFGLGLSVTAVEADSALVAMASRFDRQLVWTLEKEQQKKKCPSSLLPASKSTPHHMTGWVNPKASWEAFIKQLKTTDSVGIAHLTASGPSKKRLRGSKHLVQTSSDSDAHPPDVTSQLQVSKNESEKNSCEYSHVEGVHPEEYSQPGYPDFILTGLHACGDLSTTLLRHFVNCPHVRGITSVACCYMKITTKENPTPPGLIECPSPPAPGQESLPSQFGYPMSSWVQGLPGHQLSYKAREGACHAVEHYVRRLREENELLRIHCYRAMLETVIRDTRPDLRRAGVQTIKKAHFLPFTEYARLGLARVGLPPGLPLDSERVEAMLRQQVRVVAYFSLTLLLAPVVETLVLLDRMIYLQENGVDSQLVALFNPNFSPRNIVLVALKDPG, from the exons ATGTTGACATCAAACCTCTCAGCAGGAGAACAGAGAGAGTTCGCGAAAACACTCACCAGGTTCCTGTCTCAGTACAGACACCTCTCAGACTCCTCTGTAATT GAGTTCTTCACTGAAGACCTCTGGCAGACGTTACCCCCCTCCTGGCAACCTGTGTTGCAGGACCTGACGTATCCACAGATTGCAGACTTACTGCTGGATGCTAAGCATGGAGACAGGAG ATACCCGTCCATGTGGCCTCTGTCCCTCTTGGCGTTCCGTGCCACAGCTCATGCTCTGACGTTTCCCAGAGAGCGCAGCCGGGAGAGAGGTGGTGTAGCCGGATCACTGATGCCTGCTGAGTTTCTGGAAAACCACAGTCAGAGTTCCCTGCTGGGACACATTTTCAGGAAACACGTCAAACCCAAGAAGCAGCATGAGATCCGTGAGCTGGGCACG TTGGTAAAACAGCTCTGTGACCAGACTGACTGCAGCAGAGTGGTGGATGTGGGTTCTGGACAG GGCCATCTGACGCGTTTCCTGTCCTTTGGGCTCGGACTGTCTGTTACCGCAGTCGAAGCTGACTCCGCCCTGGTTGCTATGGCGTCCAGATTTGACAGGCAGTTAGTGTGGACCTTAGAAAAGGAGCAACAGAAAAAG AAGTGTCCCTCTTCTCTGCTCCCGGCTTCAAAGTCCACTCCCCATCACATGACCGGTTGGGTAAACCCCAAGGCATCATGGGAGGCTTTCATCAAGCAGCTGAAGACTACTGATTCTGTCGGCATAGCTCACTTAACTGCATCTGGACCCAGCAAAAAGAGACTTCGGGGCTCGAAGCATCTGGTCCAGACTTCTTCAGACTCTGATGCTCATCCACCTGATGTGACATCACAACTCCAGGTGAGCAAGAATGAGTCTGAGAAGAATTCATGTGAATACTCGCATGTCGAAGGCGTCCATCCTGAGGAATACAGCCAGCCAGGCTATCCAGACTTCATCCTGACCGGCCTCCACGCCTGCGGTGACCTCAGCACAACGCTTCTCCGACACTTTGTCAACTGCCCACATGTACGCGGCATCACCTCTGTGGCGTGCTGCTACATGAAGATCACAACCAAAGAAAATCCCACCCCTCCAGGACTGATAGAATGTCCCTCCCCACCAGCACCAGGTCAGGAGTCACTTCCCTCACAGTTTGGCTACCCCATGAGCTCCTGGGTGCAGGGGTTGCCAGGACATCAGTTATCCTATAAGGCACGGGAAGGAGCGTGTCATGCTGTAGAGCACTACGTACGGAGGCTCCGGGAGGAGAACGAGCTGCTGAGGATACACTGTTACCGAGCGATGCTGGAGACCGTCATCAGGGATACAAGGCCAGATCTGCGCCGGGCGGGAGTCCAGACCATAAAGAAAGCCCACTTCCTACCGTTTACCGA GTACGCCCGTCTGGGTCTGGCCCGAGTCGGCCTGCCTCCAGGCTTGCCTTTGGATTCAGAGCGGGTGGAGGCCATGTTGAGGCAGCAGGTCAGGGTGGTGGCGTACTTCAGCTTGACCCTGCTGCTGGCTCCTGTGGTGGAGACACTGGTGCTGCTGGACAGGATGATCTACCTGCAGGAGAACG GTGTGGACAGTCAGCTGGTTGCTCTCTTCAACCCAAACTTTTCTCCAAGAAACATTGTGCTGGTGGCTCTGAAGGATCCTGGGTAG